A window of Nicotiana tabacum cultivar K326 chromosome 24, ASM71507v2, whole genome shotgun sequence contains these coding sequences:
- the LOC107799874 gene encoding uncharacterized protein LOC107799874: MHGPCGELDPHCPCMRQGNCTKHFPKKFNDRTTFDSDGFPIYKRRNTSTQVKKNGANLDNRYVVPYNRDLLVKYDAHINVELCNYSRSVKYLFKYVHKGSDRATATIESTKTGAENDEIKKYLDCRYISAIEACWRIFKFDIHYRKPAVERLPFHLEGQNTIIFEEEKRAESVISRPDIKKIKFTEWFKANKRYDDARELTYSDFPTHWVWNAKDKTWNRRQSGKAVGRIYFAHPASGERFYMRILLNFVKGSTSFESIRTINGDKYKNYRDACYALGLLDDDKEWNDCLVEAALWAIENELRHLFVTILIHCQVSDSRKNNCEILSKDIISLQRKRFQLKNLQLTEKQVEAYTLFEIETILLKMGKSLKDIDGMPLLDSVLLRDVRNRMLNEELDYDKEELKILHDKSFALLNDCQKSACDAIITSVENEQGRLFFINGHGGTGKTFL, encoded by the coding sequence ATGCATGGACCTTGCGGAGAACTGGATCCACACTGCCCATGTATGAGGCAAGGAAACTGCACGAAGCATTTTCCGAAGAAATTCAATGATCGAACAACTTTTGATTCAGATGGATTTCCTATTTATAAGAGAAGGAACACAAGTACTCAAGTCAAGAAAAATGGTGCCAACTTAGACAATAGATATGTTGTCCCTTACAATCGGGATTTGCTTGTCAAATATGATGCACATATAAATGTCGAATTATGCAATTACTCAAGGTCTGTGAAGTACCTGTTCAAGTATGTTCATAAAGGGTCTGATAGAGCAACAGCAACTATAGAATCTACCAAAACTGGTGCAGAAAATGATGAGATAAAAAAATATCTAGACTGCAGATACATATCAGCTATAGAAGCTTGCTGGAGGATCTTTAAATTTGACATACATTATAGAAAGCCGGCAGTTGAGCGTCTGCCTTTCCATTTAGAGGGACAAAACACAATAATATTCGAAGAAGAAAAGCGAGCAGAAAGCGTGATTAGCAGACcggacataaaaaaaataaaattcacagAATGGTTCAAGGCGAACAAAAGATATGATGATGCACGAGAGCTGACATATTCTGATTTTCCTACGCATTGGGTCTGGAATGCAAAAGACAAAACTTGGAATAGAAGGCAAAGTGGGAAGGCAGTTGGTAGAATTTACTTCGCACATCCTGCAAGTGGAGAACGTTTTTATATGAGAATATTGCTTAACTTTGTGAAAGGAAGCACTTCGTTTGAAAGCATAAGAACAATAAATGGAGATAAGTATAAAAATTATAGAGATGCATGCTACGCGTTAGGATTATTAGATGATGATAAAGAGTGGAATGACTGCTTAGTAGAGGCTGCACTTTGGGCGATAGAAAATGAGTTGAGACATCTATTTGTAACGATACTTATTCACTGTCAGGTATCTGATTCAAGAAAGAACAACTGTGAAATTTTATCAAAAGATATAATATCACTGCAGAGGAAGAGATTTCAGTTGAAAAATTTACAACTAACTGAAAAACAAGTAGAAGCATATACGTTATTTGAGATTGAAACCATACTATTAAAGATGGGAAAAAGTTTGAAAGACATAGATGGAATGCCACTTCTAGATTCTGTGTTACTGCGAGATGTCAGAAACCGTATGCTCAATGAGGAGCTAGACTATGACAAAGAGGAGCTAAAAATACTGCATGACAAATCATTCGCTCTCTTAAATGATTGCCAAAAGTCAGCTTGTGATGCAATAATAACATCAGTCGAGAATGAACAAGGAcgattattttttataaatggACATGGTGGTACTGGCAAGACATTTTTGTGA